The sequence CCCTGGAGCTGGGCGCCGACATCCACGGCGCAGTGACCGACGTCTTCACCAATGCCGACGGCTTCAAGAAATCCATTTCCGCACCCGGCCCGGGCAACTACCTGACCATGGCCAAGGCCGTGGCCGCCGCCGCGCAGATCGTCGGCGAAGACAGCGTACGCCAGCACAGCTTCGTCCACGCCCACGGCTCCAGCACCCCGGCCAACCGCGTCACCGAGTCGGAAATCCTCGACCGCGTGGCCAAGGCCTTCGACATCGCCGACTGGCCTGTCGCCGCGGCAAAAGCCTTCGTCGGCCACTCCCTGGCCACCGCCAGCGCCGACCAGCTGATCTCCGCCCTGGGTACCTTCCATTACGGCATCCTGCCGGGCATCAAGACCGTGGAGCGCTTCGCCGACGACGTTCACAAGGACCGCATCGCGCTGTCCAACAAGGACCGCCGTCGTGATGACCTGGAAGTCTGCTTCATCAACTCCAAGGGCTTCGGCGGCAACAACGCCACCGGCGTGCTCCTGGCGCCGAAAGTCGCCGAGAAGATGCTGCGCAAGCGCTACGGCCAGGCCGCGTTCGATGCCTACCTGGCGCGCCGCGACGAAACCCGTGCCAACGCCCAGCACTACGAAGAGCAGGCGCTGCAGGGCCGTTTCGACATCATCTACAACTTCGGTCACGACATGATCGACGACAACGCCATCCAGATCACTGCCGAAAGCCTGAAGGTCCCGGGCTTCGCCCAGCCGCTGGTGTACAAGAAGGACGCGCGCTTCAGCGACATGCTCGACTGAGCCGATACGCGGATGTGAAAAAGCCGGGCGATTGCCCGGCTTTTTCGTTCAGAACGACGCGCTCTTTGTAGGAGCGGACCCTGTCCGCGAATCGCGGGCAAGGCCCGCTCCTACTGGTGCAGGCTGGCTACTCAGTAGCTCCCCTGCCCCACACCCAGCTCGAGGATGCTCGACTTGAGGTTCTCGAACTCGTACTCGGTCAGCCCCACGTAATCCAGCACCACGCTGCGTACGCTCTCCCACTCGTGATCCTCCGGCTGATTACCCAGCACGCGGTAGGAGCCGCAGATGTGCTCGGCCATCTTGAGGATCGCCAACAGGTTCTTCAGTTGGGTGTTTCGGCAACTCTCGTCGCTGAAGATCGACAGCGCGTTGTGATGGTTGGCGATGGCCTCGCAGACGTGCTCCGGCAGGCGCCAGGAGCGCGCGGTGAAGTAGCCCACCACCGCGTGGTTGGTGTTCAGCACGCGGTTCTCGGTGTCCACCACGCGGCGTTCGTCGCTGGCACTGGCGTAGGCTTCTTCGAGCACCGCCATGTAATGCGGGAAGCGCTTGAGCATCAGCGGGATGCCGCAGTTGTGGAACAGGCCCAGGGCATAGGCCTCGTCCACCGCCTCGTAGCCGATGCGCTTGGCCAGGGTCAGGCAGCTCATGGCCACGTCCTGCGCGGTGTCCCAGAAGCGGTTGAGGATGACGATGGTGTCGTCGGTCATCTCGCCCTTGATCGACTGCGCGTTGATCAGGTTGATCACCGAGCGGCTGCCCAGCAGGTTGACCGCGCGCTGGATCGAGGTGATGCGGTTGGCCAGGCCGAAGAACGGCGAATTGACCAGCTTGAGCAGCGCGCCCGAGAGCCCCGGGTCCTGGCTGATCAGCTTGGCGATGGTCGCCAAGTCCGGATTGGGCAGGAACTGCTCCATCTGCAGATCGACCATGATCTGCGGTTGCGGCGGTACGCTGATGCCCTGAAGGGCCTGACGAATCTGTTCGGCGGTGAGTTCTTGGGCCATGAGGGCGGCTTGGGAAAAGTTGACGGGGCGCACAGTTTACCCACAGTCGAGGGCTCTGCAGCAGGCGTTCTGACATTACTTTATCGACCGCGCCCTAGGTAACTTTACCCATCGGCCTAAAGCCGCCCGACGGCGGGGCTCGCGCAGCCGGCACGGCTCGGCGCTGCGCCGGGGCTTGGGTATAATCTCGCTCTTTTTCCCGGAGCACCGCCATGACCCTGCCCAGCTTGCGTCTGAAAGCCAATGCCGAGCGCCGCCTGCGCGCCGGCCACCTGTGGGTCTACAGCAACGAGGTGGATGTCCACGCCACGCCGCTGAACGCCTTCGCCGCCGGCGACCAGGCGATCCTCGAGATGGCCAACGGCAAGCCCCTGGGCGTGGTGGCGCTGAGCCCGAACAACCTGATCTGCGCGCGCCTGGTTTCCCGCGATACCAAGCACGTTCTCGACAAATCGCTGCTGGTTCACCGCATCAATGTCGCCCTGAGCCTGCGCGATCGTCTCTTCGACAAGCCCTTCTACCGCCTGGTCTACGGCGATTCCGACCTGCTCCCGGGCCTGGTGGTCGACCGCTTCGGCGATGTGCTGGTAGTGCAACTCGCCTCGGCGACCATGGAACGCCACCGCGACGACGTCCTCGCCGCGCTGCTGCAGGTGCTCAAGCCCAGCGCCGTGCTGTGGAAGAACGACTCCAGCGCGCGTGATGCCGAAGGCCTGGAGCGTTACGTGGAGAACGCCTACGGCGAAGTACCCGAGTGGGTGCCGCTGGAAGAGAACGGCGTGAAGTTCGAGGCGCCGGTGCTGGCCGGGCAGAAGACCGGCTGGTTCTACGACCACCGCATGAACCGCGCGCGCCTGGCACCCTATGTAAAGGGCAAGCGCGTCCTCGACCTGTTCAGCTACATCGGCGGCTGGGGTGTGCAGGCCGCGGCCTTCGGCGCCAGCGAAGTGATGTGCGTGGACGCATCGGGCTTCGCCCTCGACGGCGTCGAGCGCAACGCCACCCTCAACGGTCTGGCCGAGAAGGTCGCCTGCGTCGAGGGCGACGTGTTCGACGCCCTGCGTGAGCTGAAGGCCGCCGACGAGCGCTTCGACGTGGTCGTCGCCGACCCGCCGGCCTTCATCAAGCGCAAGAAGGACCTGAAGAACGGCGAGGCCGCCTACCGCCGCCTCAACGAACAGGCCATGCGCCTGCTGAACAAGGACGGCATCCTGGTCAGCGCCTCCTGCTCGATGCACCTGCCCGAGGACGACCTGCAGAACATCCTGCTCGGCAGCGCCCGCCACCTGGACCGCAACATCCAGCTGCTCGAGCGCGGCGGCCAGGGCCCGGACCACCCGGTACACCCGGCAATTCCGGAAACCCGCTACATCAAGAGCCTGACCGTGCGCCTGCTGCCCAACAGCTAAGGCCCGACGCTCCCGACCGCCAGCCTTCCCCTGGCGGTCGGGGCCGGCGTAGAATCGCGCAATCCCTCGCCAACACCCCCCGGCGGGCCCGTGAGCCCAGGCCGCGCGGGCGGTGACCCCGCCCCGCCTTGCAGCCCCCTCCGAACATGCAGCTCCATCTGCCGTTTGCATGTCCTTCGTACGACGCTCACGATAAGACTCTTACCGTTACCTGATTAGCCGCAGGAACTCGTCATGCCCGATTACCGCTCGAAAACCTCCACCCACGGCCGCAACATGGCCGGCGCCCGCGCCCTCTGGCGCGCCACCGGGATGAAGGACGAAGACTTCAAGAAGCCGATCATCGCCATTGCCAACTCCTTCACCCAGTTCGTGCCCGGCCACGTGCACCTGAAGGACCTGGGCCAGCTGGTCGCCCGCGAGATCGAGAAGCACGGCGGTGTGGCCAAGGAATTCAACACCATCGCCGTGGACGACGGCATCGCCATGGGCCATGACGGCATGCTGTATTCGCTGCCGAGCCGCGAGATCATCGCCGACTCCGTGGAGTACATGGTCAACGCCCACTGCGCCGACGCCATCGTCTGCATCTCCAACTGCGACAAGATCACCCCCGGCATGCTGATGGCCGCGCTGCGCCTGAACATCCCGGTGGTGTTCGTCTCCGGCGGCCCGATGGAAGCCGGCAAGACCAAGCTGGCCAACCACGGCCTGGACCTGGTCGACGCCATGGTCGTCGCCGCCGACGACTCCTGCTCCGACGAGAAGGTCGCCGAGTACGAGCGCAGCGCCTGCCCGACCTGCGGCTCCTGCTCCGGCATGTTCACCGCCAACTCGATGAACTGCCTGACCGAGGCCCTGGGCCTGTCGCTGCCGGGCAACGGCTCCACCCTGGCTACCCACGCTGACCGCGAGCAACTGTTCCTGCGTGCCGGCCGCCTGGCCGTCGAGCTGTGCCAGCGCTACTACGGCGAAGGCGACGACAGCGTGCTGCCGCGCAACATCGCCAACTTCAAGGCATTCGAGAACGCCATGACCCTCGATATCGCCATGGGCGGTTCGACCAACACCATCCTGCACCTGCTGGCCGCCGCCCAGGAGGCGGAAGTGGCCTTCGACCTGCGCGACATCGATCGCCTGTCGCGCAAGGTGCCGCAGCTGTGCAAGGTCGCGCCGAACATCCAGAAGTACCACATGGAAGACGTGCACCGCGCCGGCGGCATCTTCTCCATCCTCGGCGAGCTGGCCCGTGGCGGCCTGCTGCACACCGACGTGAGCACCGTGCACAGCCCGAGCATGGCCGACGCCATCGCCCAGTGGGACATCACCCAAACCAAGGACGAGAAGGTCCACACCTTCTTCAAGGCCGGCCCCGCGGGCATCCCGACCCAGGTCGCGTTCAGCCAGAGCACCCGCTGGGACACCCTGGACGATGACCGCGCCGAAGGTTGCATCCGCAGCGTCGAGCACGCGTACTCGCAGGAGGGCGGCCTGGCCGTGCTGTACGGCAACATCGCCCTCGACGGCTGCGTGGTGAAGACCGCCGGCGTGGACGAATCCATCCACGTGTTCGAAGGCACCGCGAAGATCTTCGAGAGCCAGGACGGCGCCGTGAAAGGCATCCTCGCCGACGAGGTGAAGGCCGGCGACATCGTGATCATCCGCTACGAAGGCCCGAAAGGCGGCCCGGGCATGCAGGAAATGCTGTACCCGACCAGCTACCTGAAGTCCAAGGGCCTGGGCAAGGCGTGCGCCCTGCTCACCGACGGCCGCTTCTCCGGCGGCACCTCGGGCCTGTCGATCGGCCACGCCTCGCCGGAAGCCGCCGCTGGCGGCGCCATCGGCCTGGTGAAGGACGGCGACAAGGTGCTGATCGACATCCCCAACCGCAGCATCAACCTGCTGGTGAGCGATGAAGAACTGGCCGCCCGCCGCGCCGAGCAGGACAAGAAAGGCTGGAAGCCGGCCGCCCCGCGCGCGCGCAAGGTGACCACCGCGCTCAAGGCCTACGCCCTGCTCGCCACCAGCGCCGACAAGGGCGCGGTGCGCAACAAGGCGATGCTGGAAGGCTGATCGTCCCGCGTCACGAAGAAGCCCGGCCTAGTGCCGGGCTTTTTCTTTTCCCTGCTGCAACGAGCGCTTGCCCCCAGAGAACGCGTAGGAGCAACTGTCTTTTGGGCTCCCGCGTTCGCGGGAGTGACGGGATTAAGATTCGTACTCTCCTGCGTCATCCCCGCGAACGCGGGACCCGGCTTCATCGCGAACAGCGCTTGCGCTGGCCCGAAGGGGAATCACCCAGAAACCCGTAGGAGCGAAACGCCCGCGCATCCGGGAGTCGCCATTTGCGAGCAAGGACGGGGCGCCCCTTCGTTCCTACGAAAATCCCCACGCCTGTCCTATGCCACTGTCCGATCGAAGCCCAGCCCCGTAAAATTCCGCTCTTTTTTTCGGACTGCCGCCATGAGTTCCCAGGAAACCCCCGTCCTCGCCGACACGAACCAGCGCGACCTGGTCTACGGCCTGGAAGACCGCCCCGCCCTGCCCATCGCCCTGCTCGCCGCGTTGCAGCACCTGCTGGCGATCATCGTCCCCATCGTCACCCCCGGCCTGCTGATCTGCCAGGCGCTGGGCGTGTCGCCGCGCGACACCAACCTGATCGTGTCGATGTCGCTGGTCATCTCTGGCATCGCCACCTTCGTCCAGTGCAAGCGCTTCGGGCCCTTCGGCGCCGGGCTGCTGATCGTCCAGGGCACCAGCTTCAACTTCGTCGGCCCGCTGATCGCCGGTGGCGCGCTGATGGTCAAGCAGGGCACGCCGGTCGAGCAGGTGATGGCGGCGATCTTCGGCGTGGTCATGGCCGGCTCCTTCATCGAGATGGGCGTATCGCGCATCCTGCCGTTCGTGAAGCGCCTGATCACCCCGCTGGTGACCGGCATCGTCGTGCTGATGATCGGCCTGACCCTGATCAAGGTTGGCCTGATCAGCATGGGCGGCGGCTTCTCGGCGATGAGCAACGGCACCTTCGCCAATAGCGAGAACCTGCTGCTGTCGGGCAGCGTCCTGGCGATCATCGTCGCGCTCAACCGCATCCCGGTGGTGTGGATGCGCAGCGGCGCCATCGTCATCGCCCTCGCCGTCGGCTACGCGCTGGCCGGCTACCTGGGCCGACTGGACTTCACCGGCATGCACCAGGCCGCGCTGTTCCAGGTGCCGACCCCGCTGCACTTCGGCCTGAGCTTCTCCTGGAGCCTGTTCATCCCGATGCTGGTGATCTACCTGGTCACCTCGCTCGAAGCCATCGGCGACGTCACCGCCACCAGCAAGGTGTCGAAGCAGCCGGTGGAAGGCCCGCTGTGGATGCAGCGGATCAAGGGCGGGGTGCTGGTGAACGGCGCCAACTCGCTGCTGGCCGGGGTGTTCAACACCTTCCCCAGCTCGGTCTTCGCGCAGAACAACGGCGTGATCCAGCTGACCGGCGTGGCCAGCCGCCACATCGGCCTGTGGATCGCTGCGATGCTGATCGTCCTCGGCCTCTTCCCCAGCGTCGCCGGGATCATCCAGGCGGTGCCCGAGCCGGTGCTCGGCGGCGCGGCCATGGTGATGTTCGGCGCGGTCGCAGCCTCGGGCATCAACATCCTCGCCGGCATCCAGCTCGACCGTCGCGCGCTGCTGATCATCGCCGTCAGCCTGGCCCTCGGCCTGGGCGTGTCGCAGGTGCCAGAGTTCCTCGCGCACATGCCGGCCGCCCTGCGCAACGTGCTGGAGTCCGGTGTCGCCACTGGCGGCATCTGCGCCCTGCTGCTGAACTGGTTCCTGCCGGAGGCAAAGGCACAGGCCTGACGCGAAAATCAGACCTGACTGACAGCCTCACGGGCAATCCGTGGGGCTGCGCGCCCCGCACAGGGGGCAAATCCGAGATGCCTTGAGCCAGATCAGGACAAGGCCGCCGACAAGCGCCCACGCTCTTCATCCCGCTGCCCCAGGGCAGCCCTCCCACTGTGCCAAACGGGGGTTCGATGAATCAGGAAGCCGCGCTGACCGTCAGCATCGACGGCGAAACCATCAGCACCAGCCAAGGCCGCTCGATCCTGCAGGCCCTGCTCGACGGCGGCCGCGCACTGACCGATGGCGTCGGCTGCATGGGCCAGGGCGTCTGCGGCTCGTGCCGCGTGCTGCTGCGCCGCGCCGGCTCGGCCGAGGTCACTACCGCGCTGGCCTGTGAAACCCAGGTCGAAGACGGCATGCAGGTCAGCTTCCTCGACCACCAGCCCTCCGCCCGCCACCACCCCTACAGCCCCGCCGACTGGCAGGAAACCTGGAGCATCCAGGAGCGCCTGCACGCGACCTTCCCCGAAGCCAGCCACTGCCGCCACTGCGGCGGGTGCGACCGCGCCCGCCCCCAGCACCCGGGGCGCCTGGAGGTGCAGAAGGGCGTGAACCTCGCGGCGGCCGGCGACCTCTCGGCGGCCTGGGTGTTCGACGAATGCATCATGTGCAACCTCTGCACCATCGCCTGCCCCGAGCACATCTCGCCCAACCACCTGGGGCTCTACGTTCGCCGCCTGAGCGCGGCGGTGGCGTTCCGCCCCTCGGACCTGACGCAGCGCCTCTGGCAGATCGACAAGGGCGAGCAACGCGTCGACCCAGACGCGGAGGTGAACTGAAATGGACCAAGGCATTCCCTACCTCCAGGCGCTGGACGCGCTGCGCCAGGGCGATTGCGGCGAGCCACCGGCGCTGGCCGACAAGCAGGGCCTGCTCGACGCCCACCACCCCGACTACCGCCCCGGCAGCCGCGTGCCCCTGGCCATTGGCGCCAACCGTGGCGAGCAGTGCCCGCTGGCATTGGCGCGCCTGCTGCAGAGCAACAGCCAGGTGGACGACGCCGACCTCGCCGGCGCCCCGGTGGTCAACACCGATGTCCTGGTGATCGGTGCCGGCGGTGCCGGTTGCGCGGCCGCCATCACCGCCGCGGAACAGGGCGTTCGCGTGCTGCTGGCGACCAAACTGCGCTCGGGCGACAGCAACACGGTGATGGCCGAAGGTGGCATCCAGGCCGCTGTCGGTGACGACGACAGCCTCCAGCAGCATTTCGAGGACACCCTGCGCACCGGCCACTTCTGCGCCGACCGCACCCTGGTGGCACGCCTGGCCGAATCGGGCCCGGAAACCATTCGCTGGCTGATTTCCCAGGGCATGCTCTTCGACCTCGCCGAAGGCGGCCCCATGGGCGGCAAGCTGCTGCGCAAGAAGCCCGGCGGCGCCAGCCGCGCGCGCATCCTCTCGTACCGCGACTACACCGGCCTGGAAATGATGCGCGTGCTGCGCGAGGCGGTGGAGCTCGAACCGCGCATCACCCTGTGGAACCGCTGCCCGCTGGTCGAGCTGCTGTCCGACGAGAACGGCCAGTGCGTCGGCGCGGTGCTCTACAACCTGGAACGGCACGGCTTCATCCTGGTCCGCGCCAGCCGGGTGATCCTCGCCACCGGCGGCGCCGGGCGGCTGCACCTGAACGACTTCCCCACCTCCAACCACTACGGCGCCACCGCCGACGGCCTGGTGCTGGCCTACCGCATCGGCGCCCGGCTGCGCGAGCTGGACTCCTTCCAGTACCACCCCACGGGCCTGGCCTGGCCGTCGCACCTGCTCGGCGGGCTGATCTCCGAGGCAGCGCGCTCCGCCGGCGCCTGGCTGGTCAACGGCGAGGGCCAGCGCTTCATCGACGAGCTGCAGCCGCGCGACGTGGTGGCCGCCGCCATCCTCCGCGAATGCGCCGAAGGCCGCGGCATCGAGCGCGACGGTTTGGCTGGCGTGTTCCTCGACACCCCGGGCCTGGAGCGCCGCTTCCCCGGCCTGCTGCGCCAGCGCCTGGTGAGCCTCTGCCACCTGGCCGCGCGCAGCAACATCAACCCCACCCGCGAACCCCTGCTGGTGCGCCCGACACTGCACTACCAGAACGGCGGCGTGGGGATCGACGAGTACGGCGCCACCACGGTGCCCGGCCTGTATTGCGCCGGCGAAGTCAGCGGCGGCATCCACGGGCGCAACCGCATGATGGGCAACGCCCTGCTGGAGATCATCACCTTCGGCCGCCGCGCCGGCGCCCACGCGGCGAGCACCGCCGAGAGCAAACCGGCGCCCAAGGTCGGGCTGTTCCACCTCTACGACTGGCAGCGCCAGCTGACCCTCGCCGGCTTGCCGGTGGACGTGCGCGGCCCCCTGCTGTTCCCGCCCTACGGCAACTTCGACCTGCGCGCCGACGCCAGCCTGCGCGGCACCGCGACCGGCCAGCGTCACGCGGCCCTGCCCGGCAACCCGGAGACCGCGCCATGAGCGAGTTCACCCCCGTCCTGCTCGCCCCTTCCGCGCAAGTAGGCGCCAACCTCCAGGCCTGGCTCGCCGGCAACGGCGGTCTGGGACTACGACGCGCCCTCAGCGATCCTGCGGCGATCATCCCACTGCTGCGCCAGGCAGACCTGCGCGGCATGGGCGGCGCCGGCTTCCCCACCTGGCGCAAATGGGCCGCCGTCGCCGAGCAGCCCGGCGGACAGGACAAGTACGTGCTGTGCAACGGCAACGAGGACGAGCCCGGCACCTTCAAGGATCGCGTCCTGCTGGAGCGCAGCCCGCACCAGGTCATCGAGGGCGCGCTGATCGCCGCGCTCGCGGTCGGCGCCAATCAGCTTCGGTTGTACGTGAACCCGCACCAGAGGGCATCGCTGGCAAGCCTGCGCGAGGCCGTCCAGCAATGGCGCCAGCACGCCCTCTGGGACGAGCTGTGCGGCGCTCTTGGCCGCCCGCTGGAATTGCACGTGGTGGAGAGCTCCGGGCTCTACATCGGTGGCGAGGAAACGGCGGTGATCGCCAGCATCGAAGGCGGCTTCCCCTTCCCCCGCAGCAAGCCGCCCTACCCGGCCGAACAGGGCGTGGACGGCCGACCGACGCTGGTCAACAACGTCGAGACCCTGGCCAACGTCCCGCACATCCTGCGCAATGGCGCCGACTGGTACGCAGCCCTCGGCCGTGGCCAAGCGCATGGCAGCAAGCTCTATTCGCTGTCCGGCGACGTGCTGCGCCCGGGCCTCTACGAATTGCCCATGGGCATCAGCCTGCGCGAACTGGTGTTCGGCCAGGGCGGCGGCATGCTCCTCGACCGGCCCTTCAAGGCAGTGTTCACCGGCGGCCCTTCGAACACCCTGCTGACCGCCGCCGACCTCGACGTGGCGCTCGACTTCGACAGCCTGCGCGACCGCCACTCCAGCCTCGGCACCGGCGCGATGATCGTGATTTCCGCCGGCACCAGCATCGTGCGCAAGGTCGCCGAGTACGTCGACTTCTTCGCCGCCGGCTCCTGCGGCCAGTGCCCGCCGTGCAAGACCGGCACCTACCAGCTCTCGCGCCTGCTGCGCCGCATCGACACCGGCAGCGGCGTGACCAAGGACCTGCGCGCCCTGGAAAGCCTCTGCGAGCTGCTCCCCGGCAGCGGCCGCTGCGCGCTGGTGGACGGCGCCGTCACGGTGGTGCGCAGCTCCCTCGAACAATTCGGCGACGAGTATCGCCAGCAGCTGCTCGACTACCCGCGAGGCGGCTGATCGGTTCGCTCATTCTTCAGGACGCATCATGAAACTCTCCTGGAACTACCTCCTCCCGGCGCTGCTCGCGCTGGCCCTGGCGGCCATCCCGGCGCCCGCCGGACTGGCGCCGCACGCCTGGTACTTCTTCGCGATATTCGCCGGAGTCGTGCTCGGGCTGATCCTCGAACCGCTGCCCGGCGCGGTGCTAGGCCTGATCGGCATCGCCGTGGTCGCCGCGCTCGCGCCCTGGGTGCTGTTCAGCCCCGAGCAACTGGCGAGCCCCGGTTTCAAGCCCGCCACCGAGGCGCTCGCCTGGGCGCTGACGGGCTTCTCCAACAGCACCGTGTGGCTGATCTTCGCCGCCTTCATGTTCGCCCTCGGCTACGAGCGCACGGGCCTCGGCCGACGCATCGCCCTGCTGCTGGTGAAAGCCATGGGCCGACGCACCCTGAGCCTGGGTTACGCGGTGATGCTCGCCGACCTCGCCCTGGCGCCCTTCACCCCGTCGAACACCGCGCGCAGCGGCGGCACCGTGTTCCCGGTGATCAGCAACCTGCCGCCGCTGTACGACTCGCGGCCGAACGACCCGAGCGCGCGGAAGATCGGCTCCTACATCATGTGGGTCGGCATCGCCTCCACCTGCGTGACCAGCTCGATGTTCCTCACTGCCCTGGCGCCCAACCTGCTGGCCGCCGCGCTGGTGGAAAAGACCGCGCACGTGCACCTGAGCTGGTGGAACTGGTTCGTCGCCTTCGCGCCCCTGGGCTTCCTCCTGCTCGCCTTGCTGCCGCTGCTCGCCTACTGGCTGTACCCGCCGCAGATCAAGCGCAACGACAAGGTCCCGGCCTGGGCCGCCGAAGAGCTGCGCACCCTCGGCCCGCTGTCGCGCAAGGAAATCATTCTGCTGGTGCTGGTGCTCGCCGCGCTGGCGGCCTGGGTCTTCGCCGCCGCCTGGCTCGACCCTGCGCTGGTCGGCATCCTGGTGCTGGTGGCGATGCTGCTGACCGGCGTGGTGACCTGGGACGACGTGCTTGGCAACCGCGCCGCCTGGAACACCTTCGCCTGGTTCGCCACCCTGGTGGCGCTGGCCGGCGGCCTGAGCAAGGTCGGCTTCGTCAGCTGGTTCGGCCAACTGGTGGCCACCCACATGAGCGGCCTCAGCCCCACCACGGCCATGCTGGTGCTGGTCAGCGTGTTCTATCTGGCGCACTACCTGTTCGCCAGCTCCACGGCGCACACCACGGCGCTGCT is a genomic window of Pseudomonas knackmussii B13 containing:
- a CDS encoding HDOD domain-containing protein, encoding MAQELTAEQIRQALQGISVPPQPQIMVDLQMEQFLPNPDLATIAKLISQDPGLSGALLKLVNSPFFGLANRITSIQRAVNLLGSRSVINLINAQSIKGEMTDDTIVILNRFWDTAQDVAMSCLTLAKRIGYEAVDEAYALGLFHNCGIPLMLKRFPHYMAVLEEAYASASDERRVVDTENRVLNTNHAVVGYFTARSWRLPEHVCEAIANHHNALSIFSDESCRNTQLKNLLAILKMAEHICGSYRVLGNQPEDHEWESVRSVVLDYVGLTEYEFENLKSSILELGVGQGSY
- a CDS encoding class I SAM-dependent rRNA methyltransferase, which produces MTLPSLRLKANAERRLRAGHLWVYSNEVDVHATPLNAFAAGDQAILEMANGKPLGVVALSPNNLICARLVSRDTKHVLDKSLLVHRINVALSLRDRLFDKPFYRLVYGDSDLLPGLVVDRFGDVLVVQLASATMERHRDDVLAALLQVLKPSAVLWKNDSSARDAEGLERYVENAYGEVPEWVPLEENGVKFEAPVLAGQKTGWFYDHRMNRARLAPYVKGKRVLDLFSYIGGWGVQAAAFGASEVMCVDASGFALDGVERNATLNGLAEKVACVEGDVFDALRELKAADERFDVVVADPPAFIKRKKDLKNGEAAYRRLNEQAMRLLNKDGILVSASCSMHLPEDDLQNILLGSARHLDRNIQLLERGGQGPDHPVHPAIPETRYIKSLTVRLLPNS
- the ilvD gene encoding dihydroxy-acid dehydratase produces the protein MPDYRSKTSTHGRNMAGARALWRATGMKDEDFKKPIIAIANSFTQFVPGHVHLKDLGQLVAREIEKHGGVAKEFNTIAVDDGIAMGHDGMLYSLPSREIIADSVEYMVNAHCADAIVCISNCDKITPGMLMAALRLNIPVVFVSGGPMEAGKTKLANHGLDLVDAMVVAADDSCSDEKVAEYERSACPTCGSCSGMFTANSMNCLTEALGLSLPGNGSTLATHADREQLFLRAGRLAVELCQRYYGEGDDSVLPRNIANFKAFENAMTLDIAMGGSTNTILHLLAAAQEAEVAFDLRDIDRLSRKVPQLCKVAPNIQKYHMEDVHRAGGIFSILGELARGGLLHTDVSTVHSPSMADAIAQWDITQTKDEKVHTFFKAGPAGIPTQVAFSQSTRWDTLDDDRAEGCIRSVEHAYSQEGGLAVLYGNIALDGCVVKTAGVDESIHVFEGTAKIFESQDGAVKGILADEVKAGDIVIIRYEGPKGGPGMQEMLYPTSYLKSKGLGKACALLTDGRFSGGTSGLSIGHASPEAAAGGAIGLVKDGDKVLIDIPNRSINLLVSDEELAARRAEQDKKGWKPAAPRARKVTTALKAYALLATSADKGAVRNKAMLEG
- a CDS encoding nucleobase:cation symporter-2 family protein; this translates as MSSQETPVLADTNQRDLVYGLEDRPALPIALLAALQHLLAIIVPIVTPGLLICQALGVSPRDTNLIVSMSLVISGIATFVQCKRFGPFGAGLLIVQGTSFNFVGPLIAGGALMVKQGTPVEQVMAAIFGVVMAGSFIEMGVSRILPFVKRLITPLVTGIVVLMIGLTLIKVGLISMGGGFSAMSNGTFANSENLLLSGSVLAIIVALNRIPVVWMRSGAIVIALAVGYALAGYLGRLDFTGMHQAALFQVPTPLHFGLSFSWSLFIPMLVIYLVTSLEAIGDVTATSKVSKQPVEGPLWMQRIKGGVLVNGANSLLAGVFNTFPSSVFAQNNGVIQLTGVASRHIGLWIAAMLIVLGLFPSVAGIIQAVPEPVLGGAAMVMFGAVAASGINILAGIQLDRRALLIIAVSLALGLGVSQVPEFLAHMPAALRNVLESGVATGGICALLLNWFLPEAKAQA
- a CDS encoding 2Fe-2S iron-sulfur cluster-binding protein yields the protein MNQEAALTVSIDGETISTSQGRSILQALLDGGRALTDGVGCMGQGVCGSCRVLLRRAGSAEVTTALACETQVEDGMQVSFLDHQPSARHHPYSPADWQETWSIQERLHATFPEASHCRHCGGCDRARPQHPGRLEVQKGVNLAAAGDLSAAWVFDECIMCNLCTIACPEHISPNHLGLYVRRLSAAVAFRPSDLTQRLWQIDKGEQRVDPDAEVN
- a CDS encoding FAD-binding protein produces the protein MDQGIPYLQALDALRQGDCGEPPALADKQGLLDAHHPDYRPGSRVPLAIGANRGEQCPLALARLLQSNSQVDDADLAGAPVVNTDVLVIGAGGAGCAAAITAAEQGVRVLLATKLRSGDSNTVMAEGGIQAAVGDDDSLQQHFEDTLRTGHFCADRTLVARLAESGPETIRWLISQGMLFDLAEGGPMGGKLLRKKPGGASRARILSYRDYTGLEMMRVLREAVELEPRITLWNRCPLVELLSDENGQCVGAVLYNLERHGFILVRASRVILATGGAGRLHLNDFPTSNHYGATADGLVLAYRIGARLRELDSFQYHPTGLAWPSHLLGGLISEAARSAGAWLVNGEGQRFIDELQPRDVVAAAILRECAEGRGIERDGLAGVFLDTPGLERRFPGLLRQRLVSLCHLAARSNINPTREPLLVRPTLHYQNGGVGIDEYGATTVPGLYCAGEVSGGIHGRNRMMGNALLEIITFGRRAGAHAASTAESKPAPKVGLFHLYDWQRQLTLAGLPVDVRGPLLFPPYGNFDLRADASLRGTATGQRHAALPGNPETAP
- a CDS encoding complex I 51 kDa subunit family protein, which codes for MSEFTPVLLAPSAQVGANLQAWLAGNGGLGLRRALSDPAAIIPLLRQADLRGMGGAGFPTWRKWAAVAEQPGGQDKYVLCNGNEDEPGTFKDRVLLERSPHQVIEGALIAALAVGANQLRLYVNPHQRASLASLREAVQQWRQHALWDELCGALGRPLELHVVESSGLYIGGEETAVIASIEGGFPFPRSKPPYPAEQGVDGRPTLVNNVETLANVPHILRNGADWYAALGRGQAHGSKLYSLSGDVLRPGLYELPMGISLRELVFGQGGGMLLDRPFKAVFTGGPSNTLLTAADLDVALDFDSLRDRHSSLGTGAMIVISAGTSIVRKVAEYVDFFAAGSCGQCPPCKTGTYQLSRLLRRIDTGSGVTKDLRALESLCELLPGSGRCALVDGAVTVVRSSLEQFGDEYRQQLLDYPRGG
- a CDS encoding anion permease, which produces MKLSWNYLLPALLALALAAIPAPAGLAPHAWYFFAIFAGVVLGLILEPLPGAVLGLIGIAVVAALAPWVLFSPEQLASPGFKPATEALAWALTGFSNSTVWLIFAAFMFALGYERTGLGRRIALLLVKAMGRRTLSLGYAVMLADLALAPFTPSNTARSGGTVFPVISNLPPLYDSRPNDPSARKIGSYIMWVGIASTCVTSSMFLTALAPNLLAAALVEKTAHVHLSWWNWFVAFAPLGFLLLALLPLLAYWLYPPQIKRNDKVPAWAAEELRTLGPLSRKEIILLVLVLAALAAWVFAAAWLDPALVGILVLVAMLLTGVVTWDDVLGNRAAWNTFAWFATLVALAGGLSKVGFVSWFGQLVATHMSGLSPTTAMLVLVSVFYLAHYLFASSTAHTTALLPVILAAGMGIPGIDLQVFALLLGTSLGLMGIITPYGTGPSPVYYGSGYLPSADYWRLGSIFGALFLFTLLALGAPWMMAVFG